From a region of the Thermodesulfovibrio thiophilus DSM 17215 genome:
- a CDS encoding phosphomannomutase/phosphoglucomutase, which produces MTIYMEERIFREYDIRGIYGKDLTEEISCLIGKAFVSLACRELKRKPEKISIGMDARLSSECLKQALMRGITECGVNVVDIGLCPTPLQYFSLFRLSLDGGIMVTGSHNPPEFNGFKLSIGKDTIHGEKIKSLKQIIEKEDFISSPVTGQVEQYNIMNDYIEYMLNQFLSFKGIKVVLDSGNGTAGIVAPVILKKLGAEVIELYSEPDGRFPNHHPDPIVPGNIIDLRETVLKEKAHLGIGFDGDADRIGVIDEAGDVVWGDRLMIIFARDILKENTGAKIIGEVKCSNLMYEEIQKMGGVAIMWKTGHSLIKRKIREEKALLAGEMSGHIFFNDRYFGYDDAIYASLRLVEILKKSGEPFGLKKFFKDLKKVYSTPEIRIDCHDEQKFMIVEKIKEYFKEFECNFIDGARINFPNGWALIRASNTQPALVIRFEAETEDDLENIKDLVHQKLFEVFQISKIL; this is translated from the coding sequence TTGACGATATATATGGAAGAGAGAATCTTTAGAGAGTATGACATAAGAGGTATTTATGGAAAAGACCTCACAGAAGAGATTTCCTGTTTAATTGGGAAAGCCTTTGTCTCTTTAGCATGCAGGGAACTCAAAAGAAAACCTGAAAAAATCTCAATTGGAATGGATGCAAGGCTTTCATCTGAATGCCTGAAACAGGCATTAATGCGAGGAATTACAGAATGCGGAGTGAATGTTGTGGATATAGGGCTTTGTCCAACACCACTTCAGTATTTTTCCCTTTTCAGACTTTCTCTTGATGGTGGAATAATGGTAACAGGAAGTCATAATCCGCCTGAATTCAATGGATTTAAACTGAGCATCGGTAAGGATACTATTCATGGAGAAAAGATAAAATCATTAAAACAGATTATTGAAAAAGAGGATTTCATTAGCTCTCCTGTAACAGGTCAAGTAGAACAATACAATATAATGAATGACTACATTGAATATATGTTAAATCAATTTTTATCTTTCAAAGGAATAAAGGTCGTTCTGGATTCTGGAAATGGCACAGCAGGTATTGTTGCGCCTGTTATTCTAAAAAAACTCGGCGCAGAAGTGATAGAACTCTACAGTGAACCTGATGGTAGATTTCCAAATCATCATCCTGATCCCATTGTTCCTGGTAATATCATAGATTTAAGAGAAACGGTTTTAAAAGAAAAAGCACATCTAGGGATTGGTTTTGATGGTGATGCAGACCGCATAGGAGTAATTGATGAAGCAGGAGATGTGGTATGGGGTGATAGGCTTATGATTATATTTGCAAGAGATATCTTAAAGGAAAATACCGGAGCAAAAATAATTGGAGAAGTAAAATGCTCAAATTTAATGTATGAAGAAATCCAAAAAATGGGCGGTGTAGCAATTATGTGGAAAACAGGGCATTCTCTTATAAAGAGAAAAATAAGAGAAGAAAAAGCCCTACTTGCAGGTGAGATGAGCGGGCATATATTTTTTAATGATAGATATTTTGGATATGATGATGCCATCTACGCATCTTTGAGACTTGTTGAAATATTAAAAAAATCAGGCGAACCATTTGGATTAAAAAAATTTTTTAAAGATTTAAAAAAAGTGTACAGCACTCCTGAAATAAGAATCGACTGCCATGATGAACAAAAATTCATGATTGTGGAAAAAATCAAGGAATATTTTAAAGAATTTGAATGCAATTTTATAGATGGAGCAAGAATAAATTTTCCAAATGGATGGGCTTTAATAAGGGCTTCCAATACTCAACCTGCACTGGTTATAAGATTTGAAGCTGAAACAGAAGATGACCTTGAAAATATTAAAGATCTTGTTCATCAAAAGCTTTTTGAAGTATTTCAAATTTCTAAAATTTTATGA
- the fabF gene encoding beta-ketoacyl-ACP synthase II → MAKRRVVVTGMGMVSPLGLDLMSSWKAVIEGKSGVGYITHFDVSDYSVRIAAEVKGFDPSNYIELKEVKKMDRFIHFAVAATHMAFEDSMLKITPENAERTGIVIGSGMGGLPAIEYYHRILLEKGWKRVSPFFIPMVIVNLAAGQISIRYGIKGPTLAVTTACATGNHSIGEAFRMIQYGDADVIIAGGAEAVITPMAIAGFAVMRALSTRNDEPEKASRPFDLNRDGFVMGEGAGIIILEELEHAIKRGAKIYAELVGYGMSSDAYHITAPAPAGTGGASCMKMALNDAGISPEEVDYINAHGTGTKQGDELETQAIKTVFGEHAYKLSVSSTKSMTGHLLGAAGGVEAIFTILSIYEDIVPPTINLDNSDPECDLDYVPYKPRKKQVRYAMSNSFGFGGTNASLLFKKFIDT, encoded by the coding sequence ATGGCTAAAAGAAGAGTTGTTGTTACCGGGATGGGAATGGTTTCCCCTCTCGGTCTTGATTTGATGTCTTCATGGAAGGCTGTTATTGAAGGTAAATCAGGAGTTGGATATATCACTCATTTTGATGTAAGTGATTATTCAGTGAGAATCGCGGCTGAAGTAAAAGGATTTGATCCCTCCAATTATATTGAACTTAAAGAAGTAAAGAAAATGGACAGATTCATACATTTTGCAGTTGCTGCTACTCATATGGCATTTGAGGATTCCATGCTGAAAATTACTCCTGAGAATGCTGAAAGAACAGGAATTGTTATTGGTTCTGGAATGGGTGGACTGCCGGCTATTGAATACTATCATAGGATATTGCTTGAAAAAGGCTGGAAACGTGTAAGTCCTTTTTTTATTCCAATGGTGATTGTTAATCTTGCTGCCGGACAGATATCAATAAGATATGGAATAAAGGGACCAACTCTTGCAGTAACAACTGCCTGTGCTACAGGTAATCATTCAATCGGTGAAGCCTTCAGAATGATTCAGTATGGAGATGCGGATGTAATTATCGCAGGAGGAGCAGAAGCTGTTATTACACCTATGGCTATTGCAGGATTTGCAGTTATGAGAGCTCTTTCAACCAGAAATGATGAACCAGAAAAAGCGAGCAGACCTTTTGATCTTAACAGAGATGGATTTGTCATGGGTGAAGGAGCTGGTATTATTATCCTCGAAGAACTTGAACACGCAATCAAAAGAGGAGCTAAAATTTATGCAGAACTCGTTGGATATGGAATGAGTTCAGATGCCTATCATATCACCGCACCTGCACCAGCTGGAACAGGTGGAGCATCCTGTATGAAAATGGCACTAAATGACGCTGGTATATCTCCAGAGGAAGTAGATTATATAAATGCACATGGAACGGGCACAAAACAGGGAGATGAACTTGAGACCCAAGCCATCAAAACAGTTTTCGGTGAACATGCTTATAAACTTTCTGTCAGTTCAACAAAATCAATGACAGGACATCTTCTTGGTGCAGCGGGTGGAGTTGAAGCAATCTTCACCATATTGAGTATTTATGAGGATATCGTTCCTCCAACCATTAATCTTGATAACTCTGATCCTGAATGTGATCTTGACTATGTTCCATATAAACCACGAAAAAAACAAGTAAGATATGCTATGAGTAATTCCTTCGGTTTCGGTGGAACAAATGCGTCCCTTTTATTTAAAAAATTTATAGATACTTAA
- the fabG gene encoding 3-oxoacyl-[acyl-carrier-protein] reductase, translated as MKGQTAIITGSSRGIGRTTAEEFAKRGVNIIIVDINGGNAETVAEEIKSRYGVETLGIKADISKSDDVKKLFDEAVKKFSKIEILVNNAGITRDNLLIRMKDEEWDAVLNINLKGAFLCSREAVKIMSKIKYGRIINLASVVAFMGNPGQVNYSASKAGLVALTRTIAKEYASRGITVNAVAPGFIQTAMTEQLPEKVKEEMLRMIPLGRFGTTEDVANAIIFLALPESGYITGQVIHVNGGMYV; from the coding sequence ATGAAAGGACAGACAGCAATAATAACAGGTTCTTCAAGAGGAATAGGTAGAACAACTGCCGAAGAGTTTGCCAAAAGAGGCGTAAATATAATAATTGTTGATATAAATGGAGGCAATGCTGAGACAGTAGCAGAGGAAATTAAAAGCCGGTATGGAGTTGAAACACTTGGGATAAAAGCTGATATCTCTAAATCAGATGATGTAAAAAAACTTTTTGATGAAGCTGTTAAAAAATTTTCCAAAATAGAGATTCTGGTAAACAATGCAGGTATAACGAGAGACAATCTTTTAATAAGAATGAAAGATGAAGAATGGGATGCTGTGCTTAACATTAATTTAAAAGGAGCTTTTTTATGCTCAAGAGAAGCTGTTAAAATTATGTCAAAAATAAAATATGGTAGAATTATAAATCTAGCCTCTGTTGTTGCTTTTATGGGTAATCCAGGCCAGGTTAACTATTCAGCATCAAAGGCTGGGCTTGTAGCTTTAACCAGGACTATTGCAAAAGAGTATGCATCAAGAGGAATTACTGTGAATGCAGTTGCACCTGGGTTTATTCAGACAGCCATGACAGAGCAGTTACCTGAAAAAGTTAAAGAGGAGATGTTAAGAATGATTCCTCTTGGAAGATTTGGCACAACTGAGGATGTTGCAAATGCTATAATATTTCTGGCTTTGCCAGAATCAGGATATATAACCGGTCAGGTTATTCATGTAAATGGCGGAATGTACGTATAA
- the lepA gene encoding translation elongation factor 4: MQKIRNFSIIAHIDHGKSTLADRLLEITGAVNLGGKMGQILDSMDLERERGITIKAHAVRLHYKSQDGQTYILNLIDTPGHVDFSYEVSRSLACCEGSLLVVDATQGVEAQTVANAYLAIEHNHEIIPVINKIDLPQADPEKVKKQIEDILGISSKEAIPASAKEGTGAREILEAVVKKIPPPKGDPEAPLRAMIFDSWFDNYLGVIVLVRVFDGIIKQGMRIKFFATQKEYEVQRLGILTPLPKDIEKLTAGEVGFIIAGIKNIADTKIGDTITDAGNPAKQPLPGFREVKPMVFCGLYPTETHQYEELKLSLEKLRLNDSSFFFEPETSAALGFGFRCGFLGLLHMEIIKERLEREFNLSLISTAPTVRYKVVDKNEEYLIDSPSKMPKLFERIEEPFMKVSIIVPEEFVGEILKLCQERRGIQKEFSYITKDRILLVYEMPLNEILWDFYDKLKSLSRGYASMDYEFSGYRPSDLVKLDILINGEQVDALSVIVHKDKAYYKGRAIAQKLREVIPRQLFEVAIQAAIGGKIIARESIAPLKKNVLAKCYGGDVTRKRKLLEKQKEGKKRMKQIGRVEIPQEAFLSVLKVE; the protein is encoded by the coding sequence ATGCAAAAAATAAGAAATTTTTCAATCATTGCTCATATAGATCATGGTAAATCAACTCTTGCTGATAGACTTCTTGAAATTACTGGTGCTGTTAATTTAGGTGGCAAAATGGGGCAGATTCTTGATTCTATGGACCTTGAAAGAGAAAGAGGCATTACAATTAAAGCTCATGCTGTAAGATTACACTACAAAAGTCAGGATGGTCAAACATATATTCTGAATCTTATTGACACACCAGGTCATGTGGACTTTTCCTATGAAGTATCACGATCTCTTGCATGCTGTGAAGGCAGTCTTCTTGTGGTTGATGCAACACAAGGAGTAGAGGCTCAAACTGTTGCAAATGCTTATCTTGCAATAGAACACAACCATGAAATAATTCCTGTAATAAATAAAATAGACCTTCCTCAAGCTGATCCTGAAAAGGTTAAAAAACAAATAGAAGATATTCTGGGAATAAGTTCTAAGGAAGCGATACCGGCTTCTGCAAAGGAAGGAACTGGTGCAAGAGAGATTCTGGAAGCAGTTGTAAAAAAAATACCTCCGCCAAAAGGTGATCCTGAAGCACCGCTTCGGGCTATGATATTTGATTCATGGTTTGACAACTATCTCGGGGTTATTGTTCTTGTGCGAGTTTTTGATGGAATAATCAAGCAGGGAATGAGGATAAAATTCTTTGCAACTCAAAAGGAGTATGAGGTTCAGAGACTCGGTATTCTCACTCCACTTCCTAAGGATATTGAAAAGCTCACAGCAGGAGAAGTTGGATTTATCATAGCTGGAATAAAGAATATTGCTGATACAAAAATAGGAGATACAATTACTGATGCAGGCAATCCTGCAAAGCAACCACTGCCAGGCTTCAGAGAAGTTAAACCAATGGTATTCTGTGGACTCTATCCAACAGAAACTCATCAGTATGAAGAGCTAAAACTCAGTCTGGAGAAACTCAGACTTAATGACTCGTCATTCTTTTTTGAACCGGAAACCTCAGCAGCTCTTGGTTTTGGTTTTAGGTGCGGTTTTTTGGGATTACTTCATATGGAAATCATTAAAGAACGTCTGGAAAGAGAATTCAATCTTTCCCTTATAAGCACCGCACCCACTGTAAGATATAAAGTTGTCGATAAGAATGAAGAATATCTGATTGATAGCCCGAGCAAAATGCCAAAACTCTTTGAAAGAATTGAAGAACCCTTTATGAAAGTTTCAATAATCGTTCCAGAAGAATTTGTGGGAGAAATTCTCAAACTCTGCCAGGAACGAAGAGGAATTCAAAAAGAATTCTCATACATAACAAAAGACAGAATTCTTCTTGTTTATGAAATGCCTTTGAATGAAATTCTCTGGGATTTTTACGATAAACTAAAATCACTTTCCAGAGGATATGCATCAATGGATTATGAGTTCAGTGGATATCGACCTTCTGATCTTGTAAAGCTTGATATTCTTATTAATGGGGAACAGGTGGACGCTCTGTCAGTTATTGTTCATAAAGACAAAGCTTACTATAAAGGTCGTGCAATAGCTCAGAAATTAAGAGAAGTTATTCCAAGACAGCTTTTCGAAGTTGCCATTCAGGCAGCTATTGGTGGCAAAATTATAGCAAGGGAAAGCATTGCTCCATTGAAAAAAAATGTTCTTGCAAAATGTTATGGAGGCGATGTAACAAGAAAGAGAAAATTGCTTGAAAAACAGAAGGAAGGTAAAAAAAGAATGAAGCAGATAGGACGGGTTGAAATACCTCAGGAAGCATTTCTTTCAGTTTTAAAAGTTGAGTAA
- the acpP gene encoding acyl carrier protein: MVEEKVKEIIAKQLGVEASQVTPEASFVEDLGADSLDTVELVMAFEEAFGIEIPDEDAEKIAKVKDAIDYIKNKTDQA; encoded by the coding sequence ATGGTAGAAGAAAAGGTAAAAGAAATCATAGCAAAGCAGCTTGGAGTTGAGGCTTCTCAGGTAACACCGGAGGCATCATTTGTTGAAGACCTTGGAGCAGACTCACTTGACACTGTTGAGCTAGTTATGGCGTTTGAAGAGGCATTTGGTATTGAGATTCCTGATGAAGATGCTGAAAAAATTGCTAAAGTAAAAGACGCAATTGACTACATAAAAAACAAAACAGATCAGGCATAA
- a CDS encoding ROK family protein — translation MPYIGIDIGGTNIKIGVISTDWEIIKISKCPTGNNPFDLILQEINNILNEYNIEGIGIGIAGLVDTDGNVIKAANIPFFNNFPLHKELVNRYHLNLKIENDATVATVAEALFGEGKNCNRFIMLTLGTGIGGGLWFNGEIAPFPMEVGHISIDYHGKSCSCGNAGCFEIYASARAIKDSLIWNIENSKELSIKELYGGNFYKLTSEDIYKMAMEGDPLCRSVLKEAGKALGTGMANLINIFGPEKIILTGGLSNAVNIYLETAIQEAKKRAMKGLAENTDIVQSSLVDKGGILGAVAILRNQDEIKL, via the coding sequence ATGCCTTACATTGGAATCGATATAGGTGGCACTAATATTAAAATTGGAGTAATATCCACAGACTGGGAAATCATTAAAATATCTAAATGTCCAACCGGTAATAATCCTTTTGACTTAATCTTACAGGAAATAAATAACATTTTAAATGAATATAATATTGAAGGAATTGGTATTGGCATAGCTGGCCTGGTGGATACAGATGGTAATGTTATTAAAGCTGCCAATATACCCTTTTTTAACAATTTCCCCTTACATAAAGAATTGGTAAACAGATACCATTTAAATCTAAAAATAGAAAATGATGCAACAGTAGCAACAGTTGCCGAAGCTTTATTTGGAGAAGGCAAAAACTGTAACAGATTTATTATGCTTACTCTTGGAACAGGAATTGGAGGAGGATTGTGGTTTAATGGAGAAATTGCCCCGTTTCCAATGGAAGTTGGACATATAAGCATTGATTATCATGGAAAATCATGTAGTTGTGGTAATGCAGGATGTTTTGAAATATACGCTTCAGCAAGAGCTATAAAAGATAGTTTAATATGGAACATTGAAAACAGCAAGGAACTTTCCATTAAAGAACTCTACGGAGGCAATTTTTATAAACTAACATCAGAAGACATATATAAAATGGCAATGGAAGGCGACCCTCTGTGCAGAAGTGTTCTTAAGGAAGCAGGAAAAGCTTTAGGAACAGGAATGGCAAATTTAATAAACATTTTCGGTCCTGAAAAAATCATATTAACAGGAGGGCTTTCCAATGCTGTTAACATTTATCTTGAAACAGCAATTCAGGAAGCTAAAAAAAGAGCAATGAAAGGGCTTGCTGAAAATACTGATATAGTTCAATCATCACTGGTTGATAAAGGCGGGATATTAGGTGCTGTTGCAATTCTGAGAAATCAGGATGAGATAAAACTTTGA
- the lepB gene encoding signal peptidase I encodes MTGKKILEYIKSIGIAILIALFIRAYIVQAFKIPSGSMIPTLLIGDHLLVNKFIYGVTPPLSEKKFLVLDKPERGDIIVFKYPEDPSRDFIKRVIGVGGDTVEGKNKKIFVNGIEIKEPYVRHTDPSIHPRDLDPRDNFGPVKVPEGKLFVMGDNRDQSYDSRFWGFVDLKAVKGKALIIYWSWDNDNNKPRLQRIGKLIK; translated from the coding sequence ATGACAGGCAAAAAAATTCTTGAATACATAAAAAGTATCGGTATCGCTATATTAATCGCTCTGTTTATAAGAGCATATATTGTTCAGGCATTTAAAATACCTTCCGGATCAATGATTCCAACTCTATTAATAGGTGATCATCTTCTTGTAAATAAATTTATTTATGGAGTAACACCTCCGCTTTCAGAGAAAAAATTTTTAGTTCTGGACAAACCTGAAAGAGGAGACATAATAGTTTTTAAATATCCTGAAGATCCAAGTAGAGATTTTATAAAAAGGGTTATAGGAGTCGGTGGAGATACTGTGGAGGGGAAAAACAAAAAAATTTTTGTTAATGGGATTGAGATTAAAGAACCATATGTCAGACATACTGATCCCAGCATTCACCCAAGAGATCTTGACCCAAGAGATAATTTTGGACCTGTAAAAGTACCTGAAGGAAAGCTCTTTGTAATGGGAGATAACAGAGACCAGAGCTACGACAGTAGATTCTGGGGCTTTGTTGATTTGAAGGCTGTAAAGGGTAAAGCGCTTATCATATACTGGTCATGGGACAATGATAACAACAAGCCAAGACTTCAAAGAATTGGTAAACTTATAAAGTAA
- a CDS encoding riboflavin synthase → MFTGIIVEVGMVYEIQKFAQGARIKIFSKKVVPRSNPGDSISVNGACLTVSEIDKSKSIFSFDVSHETLDKTTLGMLKKDDPVNLEPALTLNTPLGGHLVSGHVEGVGRIKKIESIGNDLKIEINAPEDILRYCIKKGSIAVDGVSLTIVDLFSDSFTVVIIPHTANTTTIGAKKIGSSVNLESDIIAKYVEKFANQAPRDKEDRFIEKLKNYGFI, encoded by the coding sequence ATGTTTACGGGAATTATTGTTGAAGTTGGAATGGTTTATGAAATTCAGAAATTTGCTCAAGGAGCAAGAATAAAAATATTTTCAAAAAAAGTTGTACCCCGTTCAAATCCTGGTGATAGCATTTCTGTTAATGGAGCCTGTCTTACTGTTTCTGAGATAGATAAATCAAAAAGTATCTTTTCTTTTGATGTATCCCATGAAACACTGGATAAAACAACACTTGGCATGCTAAAAAAAGATGATCCTGTTAACCTTGAACCAGCTCTCACACTTAATACTCCACTTGGTGGACATCTTGTAAGCGGTCATGTTGAAGGAGTTGGCAGAATAAAAAAAATTGAAAGCATCGGAAATGATTTAAAAATAGAAATTAACGCTCCTGAAGACATCCTCAGATACTGTATAAAAAAAGGTTCAATTGCTGTAGATGGAGTCAGCCTTACAATTGTTGACCTTTTTTCAGATTCCTTTACAGTAGTTATAATTCCTCATACTGCAAATACAACAACAATAGGAGCAAAAAAAATTGGAAGCTCAGTTAACCTTGAATCTGATATAATTGCCAAATATGTAGAGAAATTTGCAAATCAAGCACCAAGAGATAAGGAAGATAGGTTTATAGAAAAACTGAAAAATTATGGATTTATTTAA
- a CDS encoding mannose-1-phosphate guanylyltransferase/mannose-6-phosphate isomerase encodes MKFIVLAGGSGTRLWPLSRQNFPKQFLKLPTSTNHENESFFQNTLKRLCLYPEVHIFVITNEKYKFYVINQIEEISDKLKNKPEIELVFEPASKNTAPAIALAIKYALEKGVSPEEVFFVCPSDHLIKPDERFIEYIKASKEVAQKGYIVTFGIKPSCPETGYGYIKVKTISKIEPFYKVEKFVEKPDIETAKRYVQSGNYFWNSGIFAFRADTIIEDFKRYTTQLGEFFEKSYEDVLKNFQNLEDISIDYAIMEKTDKSALVELDVLWSDIGSWESLYDILDKDEHGNAITARSININTTGSLIVGTKRLITTLGLEDVIVVETEDALLIARKGECQKVKDIVKILSDKAMPQVKDHLTVYRPWGSYTLLEEGLRYKIKRLTVKPGEMLSMQMHHHRSEHWVVVKGTAKVKIGDGEIFVHENESVYVPKSTLHRLENPGKIPLEIIEVQVGEYVEEDDIKRIDDIYGRENL; translated from the coding sequence ATGAAATTTATAGTTCTTGCTGGTGGTTCAGGAACAAGGCTATGGCCTCTTTCAAGACAAAACTTTCCAAAGCAGTTTTTAAAACTTCCAACTTCAACTAACCACGAAAATGAAAGTTTTTTTCAGAACACATTGAAAAGACTCTGTCTTTATCCTGAAGTGCATATTTTTGTCATAACAAATGAAAAATATAAATTTTATGTAATCAATCAAATAGAAGAAATATCAGATAAACTGAAAAATAAACCTGAAATAGAGCTTGTTTTTGAACCAGCATCAAAAAATACAGCACCTGCAATTGCCCTTGCCATAAAATATGCACTAGAAAAAGGAGTTTCTCCAGAGGAAGTCTTCTTTGTATGTCCATCAGATCATCTAATTAAACCAGATGAAAGATTTATTGAATACATAAAAGCTTCTAAAGAAGTTGCTCAAAAAGGATATATCGTAACATTTGGGATAAAACCATCCTGCCCTGAAACAGGCTATGGCTATATAAAAGTCAAAACAATTTCAAAAATAGAACCATTTTATAAAGTCGAAAAATTTGTTGAAAAACCGGATATTGAAACAGCAAAAAGATATGTTCAGTCAGGAAATTATTTCTGGAACTCCGGTATATTCGCCTTCAGAGCTGACACAATAATTGAAGACTTCAAAAGATATACTACTCAATTAGGTGAATTTTTTGAAAAATCATATGAAGATGTACTGAAAAATTTTCAAAATCTTGAGGATATATCCATTGATTACGCCATTATGGAAAAAACAGATAAATCAGCTTTAGTTGAGCTTGATGTATTATGGTCTGATATAGGTTCATGGGAAAGTCTTTATGATATCCTTGATAAAGATGAACATGGTAACGCAATAACAGCCAGATCAATAAATATAAATACAACGGGAAGTCTCATTGTTGGCACTAAACGATTAATCACAACACTGGGTCTTGAGGATGTAATAGTTGTTGAAACAGAAGATGCTCTGCTTATTGCCAGAAAAGGTGAATGTCAGAAAGTTAAAGATATTGTAAAAATTCTCTCTGATAAAGCAATGCCTCAGGTTAAAGATCATCTCACAGTTTATAGACCATGGGGAAGCTATACTCTTCTTGAAGAGGGATTAAGATATAAAATAAAGAGACTTACAGTAAAACCTGGAGAAATGTTATCCATGCAGATGCATCATCATCGCTCTGAACACTGGGTTGTTGTAAAGGGAACCGCAAAGGTAAAGATTGGTGATGGAGAAATATTTGTTCACGAAAATGAGTCAGTGTATGTGCCCAAAAGTACTCTTCACAGACTTGAAAATCCAGGTAAAATACCATTAGAGATAATAGAAGTTCAGGTAGGAGAATATGTAGAGGAAGATGATATAAAAAGAATTGACGATATATATGGAAGAGAGAATCTTTAG